One genomic segment of bacterium includes these proteins:
- a CDS encoding ABC transporter ATP-binding protein: MEPVLILDSVSLSRGSRTILSDISLTVRRGEHWAVLGPNGSGKTTLMNIITAYVWPMSGTVTVLGDRYGTIDIREKRRHIGLVSSALSERVPPRETLGNVVLSGRFASLGIFNELLDDDYHKAGEIIRFLHCETIADSQYGVLSSGERQRALIGRALMADPQLLILDEPCEGLDMGARELILNRLDILTAQPDSTTLLLVTHRIEEIPPGFTHALILKDGRVLASGLKHEVITSDNLSTAMDVDFEVLHRNGRLFAVIR, encoded by the coding sequence ATGGAACCCGTTCTCATCCTCGACAGTGTCTCGCTTTCCCGCGGCAGCCGTACCATACTGTCCGACATTTCGCTGACAGTCCGCCGCGGCGAACACTGGGCAGTGCTCGGACCGAACGGAAGCGGTAAAACCACGCTCATGAACATCATCACCGCCTATGTGTGGCCCATGTCCGGCACGGTAACCGTCCTCGGCGACCGTTACGGCACCATCGACATCCGTGAAAAACGCCGTCACATCGGCCTCGTGTCCTCCGCCCTGTCGGAACGTGTCCCTCCGCGTGAAACCCTCGGCAACGTGGTGCTGTCCGGTCGTTTCGCAAGCCTGGGGATATTTAACGAGCTGCTCGACGATGATTACCATAAAGCCGGAGAAATCATACGGTTCCTCCATTGCGAGACAATCGCCGACAGCCAGTACGGCGTCCTGTCTTCCGGAGAACGTCAGCGCGCCCTCATCGGCAGAGCCCTCATGGCGGATCCGCAGCTCCTGATCCTGGACGAGCCCTGCGAGGGTCTGGATATGGGAGCCCGCGAGCTCATCCTCAACCGCCTCGATATCCTGACAGCACAACCCGACAGCACTACCCTGCTTCTGGTGACCCACCGGATCGAGGAAATCCCGCCCGGCTTCACCCATGCTCTCATCCTGAAAGATGGCCGTGTTCTTGCCTCGGGATTGAAACACGAGGTGATCACTTCGGACAATCTTTCCACGGCAATGGATGTGGATTTCGAGGTTCTGCACCGTAACGGACGGCTGTTTGCAGTCATTCGGTAG